The DNA sequence CCGGGCTTTGTGAGTCCGCAGCCCGGCGACCGCGTGGTCGATCTCCGGCAGGCCTACTGCCTGCCCGGTCTGATCGACATGCACACGCATCTATCCATGGAGAGTCGGAAAGGCGGTTATCTGGACCGATTTCGGATGTCGCCGGCCCTGCAGGCGCTCCGGGCCACGGTCTATGCTCGGAGAACCCTGATGGCGGGCTTTACTACGGTCCGCGATGTAGGGGGCAACGAAGGCATTGATCTGGCCCTGCGGGATGCCATCAATCAGGGCTGGATTGTCGGTCCGCGTATGTTTGTGGCTGGCAAGAGTCTGGCCATCATGGGCGGACACGCCGATCCTACCAATGGTTTTCGCGAAGACATCATGGGCATTCCGACCGAGGCCGAAGGGGTGGTCGATGGCGTAGCCAGTGCCCGCCGGGGTGCCCGTCTGGCAATTAAACGCGGTGCTGATGTCATCAAGATCACAGCTACCGGGGGCGTGCTCTCAATTGCCCGGGATGGCTCTTCGCCGCAGTTCTTCGAAGACGAGATCCGTGCAATCGTCGAGGTAGCCCGCAGCTTCGGACTGAAGGTAGCCGCGCACGCGCACGGCGACGAAGGTATGCAGCGCGCCATCCGGGCCGGCGTGGCTTCCATTGAGCACGGCACCTTCATGAGCGATCAGACCATGCAGATGATGAAAGCGCACGGGGTCTATCTGGTGCCCACGATCACAGCCGGCCGTAGCGTGGCTGACTCGGCGAAAATTCCGGGCTACTATGTGCCGGTCGTGGCTGAAAAAGCACAGCGCATCGGGCCTGTGATTCAGGAAACGTTCGCCCGCGCCTATCGCCTCGGTGTTCCCATCGCGTTTGGCACCGACGCTGGTGTCTTCCGGCATGGCCGCAATGCGCTGGAGTTCGTTTACATGGTTGAGGCGGGTATGCCTCCTATTGAGGCCATCAAAGCCGCCACCTATAATGCCGCCGACTTGCTGGGCCAGCTGGACAACCTCGGGACGCTTGAACCCGGTAAATGGGCCGATGTGATCGCTGTCGAACGCAACCCGCTGGAAGATATCGCAGCGCTACAGCACGTGACGTTCGTCAT is a window from the Rhodothermus sp. genome containing:
- a CDS encoding amidohydrolase family protein, with product MRWRLFFLLSGMILGVQAQPTPNRLLVHCGTVIDPGVSPEPMPARTIVVRGERIEAVTPGFVSPQPGDRVVDLRQAYCLPGLIDMHTHLSMESRKGGYLDRFRMSPALQALRATVYARRTLMAGFTTVRDVGGNEGIDLALRDAINQGWIVGPRMFVAGKSLAIMGGHADPTNGFREDIMGIPTEAEGVVDGVASARRGARLAIKRGADVIKITATGGVLSIARDGSSPQFFEDEIRAIVEVARSFGLKVAAHAHGDEGMQRAIRAGVASIEHGTFMSDQTMQMMKAHGVYLVPTITAGRSVADSAKIPGYYVPVVAEKAQRIGPVIQETFARAYRLGVPIAFGTDAGVFRHGRNALEFVYMVEAGMPPIEAIKAATYNAADLLGQLDNLGTLEPGKWADVIAVERNPLEDIAALQHVTFVMKAGVIYKQNGQPVPQPVL